The following coding sequences lie in one Methylotuvimicrobium alcaliphilum 20Z genomic window:
- a CDS encoding potassium channel family protein gives MIVLYKLKRFFIQHCIILSWQGAALALLLYVSISYALLFLCGETDLLALPDFPYWLIVTASTVGYGDLSPQTHGGKMTAALFVIPFGLSLFAMFLGRVAVFAAYHWKKGVNGLKQLNCTNHILVIGWGEMRTLHLIRLLLREQFGALETHKIVLCAKAEIENPMPDQIDFVKVDSYNDDVQMDRACLEKASTIIIDTPEDDVTMTTALYCASRNKSAHMIAYFNDEKLSQLLKTHCPNIECTPSVDVEMLAKSAMHPGSSALHQDLLNVQDGMTQYSIKYPAQSKSVLLGDLFFPLKQKHDAILLAVGDSKGSVILNPPLTHMIHPGTMIYYIADERIDGLNWEKLCV, from the coding sequence ATGATTGTCCTTTATAAACTTAAGCGATTTTTTATTCAGCATTGCATTATCTTGAGTTGGCAAGGTGCGGCTCTCGCTTTGTTGCTTTATGTGAGCATTAGCTATGCCTTGCTTTTTCTTTGCGGCGAAACGGATTTACTGGCTTTGCCGGACTTTCCGTATTGGTTGATAGTCACCGCATCGACCGTCGGTTACGGCGATTTATCTCCTCAGACACATGGCGGCAAAATGACGGCCGCATTGTTCGTGATTCCGTTCGGCTTGAGCCTGTTTGCGATGTTCTTAGGTCGGGTCGCTGTTTTTGCGGCCTACCATTGGAAAAAAGGAGTAAATGGTTTGAAACAATTAAACTGCACCAATCACATTTTGGTGATCGGCTGGGGCGAAATGCGGACCTTGCACCTCATCAGATTGCTGCTCCGTGAACAATTTGGTGCTTTAGAAACGCATAAGATAGTGCTGTGCGCGAAAGCCGAGATCGAGAACCCGATGCCGGATCAAATCGATTTCGTTAAGGTCGATAGTTATAACGATGACGTGCAAATGGATCGAGCATGTCTTGAAAAAGCCTCGACGATCATTATCGATACGCCCGAAGATGATGTCACGATGACGACCGCACTGTATTGTGCAAGTCGTAATAAAAGCGCGCACATGATAGCTTATTTCAATGATGAAAAACTGAGCCAATTACTGAAAACGCATTGCCCGAACATTGAATGCACGCCTTCGGTAGATGTCGAGATGCTGGCTAAATCCGCCATGCATCCAGGCTCCAGCGCGTTGCATCAGGATTTGTTGAATGTTCAGGACGGCATGACGCAGTATTCGATCAAATATCCGGCTCAATCCAAAAGTGTTTTATTAGGCGATTTGTTTTTTCCGCTTAAACAAAAACACGATGCGATTCTGCTCGCTGTCGGCGACTCCAAAGGCAGTGTCATCCTAAACCCACCGTTGACACACATGATTCATCCGGGCACGATGATCTATTACATTGCCGATGAGCGCATCGACGGTCTTAATTGGGAGAAGCTGTGTGTTTAG
- a CDS encoding YjfK family protein, whose product MFSKWFKKNDAQETIRSPEVIGLRLGGAFELDALRLKLVEPLLIFEGAAKTQFIQAVGEVKLDSSSTLLRFYTDDDSFVQVLLSGGMTENHIEDVKLWYFYDTKAVGSQADWDRLINTDISRPEYTLEGHRFLRVWEGVGNSSPPVAMTETTYTETDGTSETDQFVMLYERPVDDTLDEFALVSGEEKIINGHADRCLVIATGINLQSADITIIG is encoded by the coding sequence GTGTTTAGCAAATGGTTCAAAAAAAACGATGCTCAAGAAACAATCCGGAGTCCTGAAGTTATCGGTTTGCGGCTAGGCGGCGCATTCGAGTTGGATGCGCTGCGGCTCAAGCTGGTCGAACCCTTGCTTATTTTTGAAGGTGCCGCCAAAACCCAGTTTATTCAGGCGGTTGGTGAAGTTAAGTTGGACAGCAGCAGTACGCTGCTGCGTTTTTACACTGACGACGACAGCTTTGTACAAGTCCTGTTAAGCGGCGGCATGACGGAAAATCATATCGAAGACGTCAAGCTTTGGTATTTTTACGATACCAAGGCTGTTGGCAGCCAAGCCGATTGGGATCGCTTAATCAATACCGATATTAGTCGGCCGGAATATACACTTGAGGGTCACCGATTTCTTAGGGTTTGGGAAGGTGTCGGCAATTCCTCGCCGCCGGTAGCCATGACTGAAACGACTTATACGGAAACCGACGGTACGAGCGAAACCGATCAATTCGTGATGCTCTACGAAAGACCGGTCGATGATACGTTGGATGAATTCGCATTGGTTTCAGGGGAAGAAAAAATAATAAATGGGCATGCCGACCGTTGCTTGGTCATCGCGACCGGCATCAATTTGCAGTCGGCTGATATCACAATTATCGGTTAA